The Thermococcus sp. 4557 genomic sequence AAAAAAGATTTTGGGTAAGCACTTTCGTTTAACGCACCCGAAGGGCTTCATCGAAAACTACAAGTAGGGGGAAGGGGCAAGTTATGGCCAGGGGGTTTTCCCATGAACGTTGAGGAGATTAAGTCCCGGCTTTCCCGTCTGGAATCGCTTCATTCCGCTTTTGAGAACAAATTCCCTGCCATCTACGGCGAGAAGGACAGGGAGGCTCTTCTGGAGACCGTTAAGGCCCTTCACACCGTATCCCGGGAGAAGCTTGAGGTGGCCGCGGGCCTCTACCGTGAGATGAGCGGGGTCGGGGGCTATGCGGAGGCGCAGGCCAAGGAGCTCTACCGCAACGAGCACCAGATGAAGTTCCGGCTCGAGGAGCTTCTCTCCCTCCTCTCGAGGGACGACTACGATTCCCGCGTGAAGCTGGAGACCGCGATGGAGAGGCTCGTTCAGTTTCACAGGGTCTACGACTACGCCGTTAGAAAGGCCCTCGGCGAGCTGACCTCGGAGGTCGAAGGAATGGCGCTCCTTACCGGAGGCGAAAAGGAAAAAAAGGTACCCACGGGTATAATGGAGGAGCTCAGGAAGGTCAAGATGCTCGAGGCGGAACTCGGTACCCTTAAAAGGTTCCTCCTCAGGCTCTATACTCATCCCGGTGACGTTCACAAGGTTGAAGCCGCTTTGAGAGACTGGCACTCCAGGGGACTGCTCTGGGTTGAGGCGAGAAACGTTGAGAAGCTGAGCGGTGTCGCTGACGCCGGCGAGATACTCGAGGGTCTCACGCTCATAGGAGTGGTGGAAAAGAAGATGAGGGGTGGTGAAGGTGTCTACAGACACAGGAGTTACAGTCCGGGTTAGGGGCATATACAGCACTGCCCTCACCAAACTGTTCCTCGACAGGGGATTCGGGATTTCACAGCCGAGCAACAGGATCGTCGAGCGCTTCAACCTCGAGAAGACCTACGACGAGTTCGATGTTGACGTCTATGACAAGAAGGACCACCACGGGGTCATCCTCGTCGGGACGAAGGTTGAGGAGGTTAGGGAGGTTCTCGAGGACGAATTTATAGACGTCTTCTTCCGGAAGCTCCCCTACCAGCTGTACGGCATCTACAAGGGAATAGTCGTTCAGAGGGACGAGAGATACGTCTACGTGGACATTGGGAGCGCCATCGGTACGATACCGGTTAAGGACCTCCCCCGTGCCAAGGAGGGCGACGAACTCCTCGTCCAGGTCAAAAAGCACAACCTGCTCCCCCAGCTGAGCGTCACCCTGACGATCCCCGGTGACTACGCGGTTCTGATTCCGAAGCCCGTTGGTGCCCAGAGGCACGTCAAGATATCCCGGAAGATAAGGGACCAGAGCGAGCGCGAGAGGCTCCGCATCCTGGGTCTGAGCGTCGATTTGGGGGAGTGGGGGATACTCTGGAGAACCGCCGCCGCATACAAGGACTGGAACCTTCTCCGCGATGAGATAGTGGCGCTCTCGAAGCTGGCCGACACCCTCGCGAGGGCGGACTCCTACGCGGCCCCGTCCCTCCTGATCGAGGGGCGCAGTATTTACGAGGTCGAGTTCGGTGGAGGGGCGAAGAAGAAGCTCGACGAGATACGGAACAAGGTGGTTCCGACGGTTGAGGGCCACCACCAGCTGAAGGCCCACGACCTTGAACTCGGGTTCGCGGTGGAGATAGCGGAGGGAATACTGGCCAAGATACCTGGCCAGAGGGAGAAGGTCAGGCAGGGCTTCTGGGAGTCGATCGTTGCCAACAAGGGGCCGAGGAGGGGCTGGCTCTTCAGCCTCGAGCACAACAAACCCGACGGCCAGAGGATAAAGATAGGGCCCGGTGAAGTTCAGGAGGTCTCCCTGAACCCGCTCAGGGTCACCTTCAAGCGCCACCTCAAGCCCGGGAAGTTCTACGACGGTCTCGACCTGCCGATAGAGTTCGGTGACTACGTCATCACGGAGATAGAGGAAGGAAAGTGGTGGTTTGTGCACCGCTATTACGACCGCGACGGCAACCTGAAGGGTGAGTACTACAACATAAACACGCCGGTGGAGATGTACCCTGACAGGGCCCGCTACATCGACCTTGAGGTGGACATCGTCAGGTGGCCCGACGGCAAGAAGGAGATAATCGACAAGGAGAAGCTGGCGGAGCACTACGAGGAAGGCACGATAAGTGAGAAGCTCTACAAAGCGGTTCTCAGAATAGTGCAGGAGGTTTACGAGAGGATTTAAGGTAAGGTTTGGATGCCTAACTTTTCTGCCTCTTTTTTCAGTCTCTTATCGTATGTGGCCAGCCTTTTAAAGTCCTCCGCTGTGGCAAGGATTACCATATCGTTAAAGCGTTTCGGGTTCCGGGTTAGTTCCAGCGCGCGTTTCGTGTACTTCCCGCCGTCGCAGATTACTTTCGTCCTCTGACTGTTTAGGATTGATGAAATCACCTTCCCTATTTCCTCACCGCTATAGCCTTCCTCCCTGAAGAACCAGTAGAGTTCGTAAAGAACTATGCTGGGGACAGTCCATCTCTCCAGCCCGGCCAGCAGTTTTCTTGCTTCTCCGTTGAACTCGGAATCCCTTAGGACCGCATAGATGAAGACGTTGGTGTCTATCACCGTCATTTCCCTTCACCCTGACCCCTTCTTATGGCTTTTTCGATGTCCTCTACTGTCAACCCCTTTCCTCCCGGGAGGAGGGGAAGCTCAAGTTCGCTTTTTTTGAGCACTACCTTCCCATCCTCGACCTCAACCATCAGAACGTCCCCTACCTTAATCCCCAGCTTTTTCCTAACATCGCTTGGTATAGTAATTTGATAGTTTCTAGTTACTTTTGTAAGCCCCATAGTCTCACCAAATATAGTTGGGAGTTGGCGATAAAAAGTTTTCCAAAAACCTTTGGCAACGAGCACTTTCTATCTCTGATGATAAAATGAAGTTGGGGTTTTGAGTACTCCAAGAGCCTCAAAAAGGTTCATCTGGCGGGCGCGAATGTCGAGTATTCTTATCCCCCGGCTTTTCATGAGTTCCTCAGGAGTCTGTTCTCAGAGGAGTACAACGTCAAAATAATCCATGAACCGGGCAGAGGGACCTTTGGTGCCCCTGACTTCAAGATATTTGCTGATTGAATCGGTAATGCCCTTTAGGAGTAACATTTCAATTATTCCTCGCCGCTCAGGGCTTCTTCGATTCCCTTCTCCGTTATCCTGAAGTGGACCATGCCCCCTTCAGGCCTGAAGCGGTGCCTCTCCAGAACGGCGACCCGAAGGCCGGGGACGTTTAGTTTATCCAGCCGGAGGATATCTTTCGTCCGGTAGTTGAGCGTGTGCTCGGCAACTGGCTTCATCCTCTCCGCCCGGCTGTCGAAGTGAACCTGGTTGATGATTATTACCGGTATGTCCTTCTTCCTCGCTATCCAGAGGAGCACCTGGAGCTGCTTGCCAAGCTCCGCGCTCAGGCCCCTTCGGTTCTCCTCGACGCGGTAGTGGGCAGTTATCGAGTCAACGACGACGAGGGAGAACGTCCCATCGATGATCTTCTTCAGGCCCCCGATGGAGCGCCGCTGCTCCTTGAAATCCGAGGGAGTGAAGAGAATGAAGCGCTGAAGGGCCTCCTCTGGGTCCAGCCCCCTCGCTGTCGCCATCTGGCTCAGCCTCTCCGGGGAGAAGCCGCCCTCAGTGTCGATGTATGCAACCTTTCCGCCGCTGAGAAGGCCTATCTGAACCGCCAGCGTCGTCTTCCCCGTGGCGAAGCCCCCGTAAATCTGGGTCAGGACGCCGGGGGCGATGCCCCCGCCCAGAAGCTCGTCAAGTGATTTGACCCCCGTTGAGAGCATCCGCTTCACCGCTAAAGGGTGAGCTCTTCGTAGAGTTCGAGGGGCCTGACGAGGGTCCAGATGCGCTTCTTCTGGAGCTCATCCCTGAGCTTCTCGGGGCTTCCGGTTCCGTAGACGCCGTAGTGCATGGGTATGACGAGGCGCGGGCGCACATCCTCGACAATCTGGGCCGCCTCGCGCTCGTTGGCCGTTGAGCGGCCGCTTATCGGCACCAGGAGAACGTCCACCCTTCCGCGGAGTCTCTGGAGGACCGGTGTGGAGTACGTGTCGCCCGTGTGGAAGAGGGCCTTGTCCCCCTCTATCAGGTAGCCCAAGGGGTACTGGCTCGAGGGGTGCTCCATGTAGAAGGCGGTCACCTTAACGCCGTTCTCGAGCTCGATGGTCTGGCCGTCCTCGATCTCCCTGACCTTCGTCACGCCGTCGCTGATGGCGGTCATGTAAACCGGCTTGGGCCCTATCACGGTAGCGTCGCGGAGTCGCGAGAGGAGCTCCACCTTGCCGTAGTGGTCCACGTGTTCGTGCGTTATCAGTATGTAGTCAACCTCGCCTATCCTGTCATCGTCCACCTCGGGATACGGGTCGATGAGGAGTCTCACACCGTTGGTCTCGACCCAAAAGCACGCGTGTCCATACCAGATAATCTTCATCGGCTCTACCTCCTCAACTGGTTTGGGTAAGGTGGACTTAAAGTTTTCCCCGTCGTCCGTTTTTCGGGGTTCCTCCTGTATCCTCCGATTTCCGGAAAGCCGGCGCAGGTTTTATATACTCCGTTTCAGCCCTTTCATTGGTGGTTGCGGAAATTTCGAGCCCCTGAAGGGTGGCGGTCCATCACGGTGGTGCAGGATGAACAGACGTCGCCTCATAATCCCGCCCGTTTCACTCCCCGTGCTCCTGGTTATAGGTGCTCTTTTCGTCATCGTCTTCGCCTTCTTCTCAGGGGTCGTTATGGCCGCGTTCGAGAAGCTGGGAATTCCCCCGGACGTCGCATATGCGCTCTTCATCTTTGCACTCGTGGGAAGCTTCCTGAACATACCAATCGCGGAAGAAACGTCCTACGAGCCGGTCGTGAGGGTGAGGGAGGTTCGGTTCTTTGGAATAGCCTACCCGGTTCCGTTCTTTGACTGGGAGGAGAGGCGCATAATCATCGCCATAAACGTTGGAGGGGCCATCGTTCCCATAAGCGTGGCCGTCTACGAGATATTCAGGATGGTGTACTTCGGCAGGTGGGCCCTCCTGTTCAACACATTTATGGCGGTTCTCATAGCCTCCCTCTTCAGCCATGCCGTTGCCAGACCTGTCAGGGGCCTTGGAATAGCCATGCCCCTCTTCCTGCCACCCTTGATGGCCATGTTTCTCGGCTGGCTCCTCGGCGGGAGCAATCCGAACGCCGTTGCCTACATCAGCGGGACCCTCGGCGTCCTGATAGGTGCCGACCTGATGAACTGGAACAGGATCAAGAACCTCGGCGCACCGATGGTCAGCATAGGGGGAGCCGGTACCTTCGACGGCATCTTCCTCGCGGGCATAATTGCCGTCCTCCTGGTATGACGGTGGGTTTTTAAGGGAGGTATTGAACATCCCAGTGGCAAACAGGGGTGATGCTCATGTTCGTGATTGGAAGCGGTGCCAGGCATCTGGAGGACGAGATGAAGGCCCTCGGCGGCAGGGTTCTTGAGGTCGAGATAAAGCGGTTCCCCGACGGGGAGAAATACGTCAGGGTCCTTGGCTCCTCGGAGGAAGTTACCCTCGTTCAGTCCACGTTCAGGCCGCAGGACGAGCACCTGGTCGAGATGATTCTCCTCGCCGATGCCCTGCGCGAGAGAGGGGTCCAGAGGCTAAGGGCGGTCGTTCCGTACTTTGCCTACTCGAGACAGGACAGGGTCACGAAGGAAGGGGAGCCGGTGAGCGTGAGGGCGGTTATGAGAACCCTCGCCGTTTACTACGACGAACTCTACATCTTTGACCTCCACAACCCCGAGACCCTCAAGTTCTTCCCGGGTGAGGCGGTCAACCTCTCCCCCGCGGGGGTCATCGCCGACTACTTTGGGGAGAAGCTCGGTGAGGGCGTTGTTCTCGCCCCGGATAAGGGTGCTCTGATGCGGGCGAAGGCCGTTGCCGAGAGGCTTGGCCTTGAGTACAGCCACTTCCACAAGGTCCGCATTTCTCCGACCGAGGTTCAGATGAAGCCGGTCGACGTGGACGTTAAGGGGAAGAACGTTCTCATAGT encodes the following:
- a CDS encoding ribonuclease E/G is translated as MSTDTGVTVRVRGIYSTALTKLFLDRGFGISQPSNRIVERFNLEKTYDEFDVDVYDKKDHHGVILVGTKVEEVREVLEDEFIDVFFRKLPYQLYGIYKGIVVQRDERYVYVDIGSAIGTIPVKDLPRAKEGDELLVQVKKHNLLPQLSVTLTIPGDYAVLIPKPVGAQRHVKISRKIRDQSERERLRILGLSVDLGEWGILWRTAAAYKDWNLLRDEIVALSKLADTLARADSYAAPSLLIEGRSIYEVEFGGGAKKKLDEIRNKVVPTVEGHHQLKAHDLELGFAVEIAEGILAKIPGQREKVRQGFWESIVANKGPRRGWLFSLEHNKPDGQRIKIGPGEVQEVSLNPLRVTFKRHLKPGKFYDGLDLPIEFGDYVITEIEEGKWWFVHRYYDRDGNLKGEYYNINTPVEMYPDRARYIDLEVDIVRWPDGKKEIIDKEKLAEHYEEGTISEKLYKAVLRIVQEVYERI
- a CDS encoding PIN domain-containing protein, with protein sequence MTVIDTNVFIYAVLRDSEFNGEARKLLAGLERWTVPSIVLYELYWFFREEGYSGEEIGKVISSILNSQRTKVICDGGKYTKRALELTRNPKRFNDMVILATAEDFKRLATYDKRLKKEAEKLGIQTLP
- a CDS encoding ribose-phosphate diphosphokinase, translating into MFVIGSGARHLEDEMKALGGRVLEVEIKRFPDGEKYVRVLGSSEEVTLVQSTFRPQDEHLVEMILLADALRERGVQRLRAVVPYFAYSRQDRVTKEGEPVSVRAVMRTLAVYYDELYIFDLHNPETLKFFPGEAVNLSPAGVIADYFGEKLGEGVVLAPDKGALMRAKAVAERLGLEYSHFHKVRISPTEVQMKPVDVDVKGKNVLIVDDIISTGGTMIRAANLLREMGAEKVFVAATHGVFAEGAIERVSKAVDELAVTNTIPTPVSKISVVPEILKL
- a CDS encoding DUF1614 domain-containing protein yields the protein MNRRRLIIPPVSLPVLLVIGALFVIVFAFFSGVVMAAFEKLGIPPDVAYALFIFALVGSFLNIPIAEETSYEPVVRVREVRFFGIAYPVPFFDWEERRIIIAINVGGAIVPISVAVYEIFRMVYFGRWALLFNTFMAVLIASLFSHAVARPVRGLGIAMPLFLPPLMAMFLGWLLGGSNPNAVAYISGTLGVLIGADLMNWNRIKNLGAPMVSIGGAGTFDGIFLAGIIAVLLV
- a CDS encoding AbrB/MazE/SpoVT family DNA-binding domain-containing protein; translation: MGLTKVTRNYQITIPSDVRKKLGIKVGDVLMVEVEDGKVVLKKSELELPLLPGGKGLTVEDIEKAIRRGQGEGK
- the radB gene encoding DNA repair and recombination protein RadB, whose translation is MLSTGVKSLDELLGGGIAPGVLTQIYGGFATGKTTLAVQIGLLSGGKVAYIDTEGGFSPERLSQMATARGLDPEEALQRFILFTPSDFKEQRRSIGGLKKIIDGTFSLVVVDSITAHYRVEENRRGLSAELGKQLQVLLWIARKKDIPVIIINQVHFDSRAERMKPVAEHTLNYRTKDILRLDKLNVPGLRVAVLERHRFRPEGGMVHFRITEKGIEEALSGEE
- a CDS encoding MBL fold metallo-hydrolase: MKIIWYGHACFWVETNGVRLLIDPYPEVDDDRIGEVDYILITHEHVDHYGKVELLSRLRDATVIGPKPVYMTAISDGVTKVREIEDGQTIELENGVKVTAFYMEHPSSQYPLGYLIEGDKALFHTGDTYSTPVLQRLRGRVDVLLVPISGRSTANEREAAQIVEDVRPRLVIPMHYGVYGTGSPEKLRDELQKKRIWTLVRPLELYEELTL